The nucleotide sequence caggacgcctgccgggtatgaggccgctgcAGCCACCTACCACCAATCTACCTTTcagagttgtactgctgcatctaccttgcccggtctagctgccgtcgacgccaccacgacgccagacagcgtcaccCTCCTGTGCGAGTCCATCATCCCACATCAGATGCCCAATCTCCAGAGCGTCATGCCATCGAGATCTATCACCATCAATGTGCATGAtaaagcaccgctccaccaaagacgtcgtccactggtccctcgagcctgtgtacacctccaagaaagacgcccccaaggaggaaacgacacaAATGCGCCGCCGTCTTTTGATCTatcgatctagggtttccctcggagGTAGCAGATCGTAGTctagaacttctccacggcgatgccttcaagaagggaacaacAACGTagagcgccgccatcgccggcttTGGCATCTAGCCAAGAGCAGGTTTTCACCTAGATCTGTTCGAAGACCTCCATCCGCTTCTTGTGTACGGACCGCCGCCTTCTCTGTCGAAGACTAGACCAAGGGTCCAGCCGTCGCCGTCAGATCCATGTAGCCAGCACCGGGAGATGACGACATTCTCCCTGTATCAGAGTAGATCGAGACGGAGATGATGATGCCCCTGGATCTCCGGCAGACCAGCGAGCCGCCGGCCCCACCGCGTCCAGATCACCGGCCACGCCGGGCCGCCACCACCCCGCGCGACGTCCGGGTCGGAGAGGGAGCCGCTGACCATGCACAGGGGCCACCGCCTCCTGCACATGTCGGAGCGCCGCCGCTCGCCCAGCGCCCGCCACCGCCTGCCgaggcccgccgccgcgcgccccacGCCCCGCCACCGCTCGCCGAGTGCCACCTCGCGCCCGACCGTGAGCGCCGCAGGACACCGCCGCCTGCCGCCTAGATCCATCGCCCGCGAAGGAAGGGGAGTCGGGAgaggaagcccccccccccccctcccgcccggccgccgccgccgtctgccaCGCGGGTTtcatccggcggcggcgcggggagggggGGAGGAGAGGGCGGTGGGGCGGCTCCTAGGTTTGGGTCGCCCCCGAGTCGCCCAGGGCTAAGCTGGTCGATACTTGCACCTATTTATGTTATCAGTGTGCTAAGCAGAACATTGCCTATTAAAGGTAAAGCTGGCTCTTACTAGCTCCCTTTCTATGCAGGCAGGCCGACAAGCCCTGGCTGGCAATGGATCCACAGTGATGCTGCAGCATGAACGAAGAATTGCATCCGAGAAGGAGTGTCTTGCATTGTGAATTATTATGAGCATACTATTTTTGTGATCTATACATGTGCTCTCATGGGTGCGTTGAGAGAACACTGAATATTGTAGCTGCATGGAGGCTAAGACCATTTGTGATTCAAATTATATCCTTTCAGTTGCTTGCTTGCTGCAATCTCAAGGTAGAATCGGCAGACACGCATGATGGCAGTGAGTATGTCTCTTTTGTTCATACGTGACATGCGTGGGCATGACTCATTCATTGGTTGTAGCCTGTAGGAGCTGTCAGCACTAGGCGTGTTCTGGGTATGTCATTGTAATTTGTGTGTTTGCCCTATCGTGAAGTGTATAGGTTTGTTGCAGCAGTTTTCTGTACCTTGCCAATCGGATGTAGATGAGGACGGACATGGCAGTTTAGTTCAGTTTAGTGAAGAGAATTATTTGTGTATCATATATTGAGAAAACAATTAATTACAGTTGCATGAAGGCAGAGTATTTGTGATTTGTATTTTTTTTCAGTTGGTTTGCTGTAACCTGAAGCTTTTATGGGTTGAGTGAACAATACTGTAGCTACATGAAGACCATTTGTGATCTCGTTCGGGACAGGAGGAGTGGCAAATTGGTTTTTTTTCTTGTGTAATTTCCTTGTAGATAGATAAAAACCAATGGTACAAAGGGTGGTGGTACAGAGAGATTAAGTAGGTACATAATATGCTTTAGTAAAGATTTATTTGTTATGATTTACACCTTAATTTTCTTCAAATTGATTATTTGTTTCCTAATCAATATGATTGAGTGATTTTTTTCTTAAAATCGATTGTTTGTTTTCTAATTAACGTGATTGagcgatttaaggtaaggttaattaatttagatttgatctttagataTTGATCATGATCAATTTGATTTGACCTTTAGATATTAATCATcattgattcttttacataaagacattactaaataacttaCGCAAGCATGAAAAAGTTCTGATCTATTTAGATTTTTTTTCATTGTGTGAGATGGGTGACACGAAAATAAACcggtgaagtggggggaggggacAAAAAAAAGTCAAgtcgaaaaaaccggacgaaagtgagGGATGCAATCCTACCAACTGCTCCGTTAGGAGTAGAGATGGTATATATCAAAACCATACCATAATAATTTGGTATATATAGAAACCGAATCATATTTAATTTCATACCGTATTTACCAAAGTATTAATACTGTACAAACCAAAAAAACATATAAACGAACCATGTAAAACGAATAAACCGAATGCACAGGGTGAGTTTTCATAGTTTTAAATTGTTTTTGCATTTTTTCGGTTttatttttcattcttttttcCTTTGGTTTACTTGTTCAATTTTCAttgttttttcatttttctttctttctattagTTTTCATTCTAAAATTTTCATATATGTGAAGAACATTTTCCCAATACacgtttaatattttttaaatgcttgattaacatttttccaatgtaatattaacattttcaatacatggtcaatattCTTTCTATATAGATTTTACATTTAGTAAATGAATGATTGATCAAAATTTCACAAATATAAATTTAACAATTTTAATACATTACCagattaaaaaaatataaatatatggTCAACATGTTTTAACTGCTTGTTTatcatttttaaaatatttttttagtcatatgcttaattaacattttttAGATGCACAATCAACAtttttcacacacattgtataCATTTTTGTATGCATGTGAAACATTTTCTCTATGCgcattcaacattttttaaatgctcagTTAGCATTTTTCCAATTTTTTATGTAAAAATGTTGTGTGATATATACTTATTTAGAATATTATTAGGAATATTTAAAAGTATAAACGTAAATGTTGTTTTTAGAAACAACGGATATATATGAAATAAAGAACGAAATGAAAAACAAACAAGGAAACGATGCCGTAGCCTGCCGAGCGGCTAGGCAGACGCGAGACATAGGGCCGACGATGGTTGGTAAGTGGATCGCATTCTCATAGATGGTTGGGCCTGCTGGCCCAGCAAGTATTTATTACTTGCGCGGCCCCCTTCCCCTGGTATGGTGGGTAGGATCGATTCTCCTCCTCGGCGGCGGAAGGCGAACAGCGaggaaccctaaccctaaccctaaccgcgcTCCGATCCGATCCGATCCGCAAGGTAGGCTTGATTCCTCGAACCCTAACCAGCAGTTCCGATCCGCACCCGGCTTGATTTCGGTTCTTCGGTGATTGACTCGTGCTTGTCTGCAGGCCTGCGACGATGGCGGCTTCCCTCCGCGCGGCGGCCAAGAGGATGCTGCGCCCGGCGGTGCATCCAGGGGAGGGGCTTCGCACCCAGCACCAGCAGGTATATATCTTCTCCGTCCTTGTTGCTCTGATTCGTGGAGCCTTCTTCTTTCCATACTACAGTAGTATTTTCTATTACATCACAGGGATGCGCGCGTGTCCTTGAAACAGGCACCTTATTAATTGATTTCCTGTTGGTAGATGATTAACTTCCCAGCACGAAAGCCTTTGATATTTTGGTAAAAAAATTGACATCGTTTGGTCAACAATTTTTACATTTTGCTGTGCCATTGGTTGGTAGATGATCAACTGCCTAGCATGAATGCTTTGATATTTTGGTTAAACCGGCATCTTTTGCTCTCCAACTAGTTTTATAATAATTTGCTGTGCCATTGGTTGGTAGATGATCAACTGCCTAGCTTGAATGTGGTGGTGATATTTTGGTACAAAATCGACACTATTTAGTCTCTAGTTTGTTTTATAATTTGCCGTGCCATTGGTAGACGATCAACTGCCTAGAATGGATGTGGTGATATGTTGGTAAAAATTGACATCGTTTGGTCTCTAATTAGTTTTATAATTTGCTGTGCCGTTGGTAGATTATCAACTGCCTAGCATTAATGTGGTGATATTTTGGTAAAAATTGACATCGTTTTGTCTCCAACTAGGTTTATATTTTGCTGCACCAATGGTACATGATCAACTGCCTAGCATTAATGTCGTGATATTTTGGTAAAAATTGACATCGTTTTGTCTCCAACTAGGTTTATATTTTGCTGCACCAATGGTACATGATCAACTGCCTAGCATTAATGTGGTGATATTTTGGTAAAAATTGACATCGTTTTGTCTCCAACTAGGTTTATATTTTGCTGCACCAATGGTACATGATCAACTGCCTAGCATTAATGTCGTGATATTTTGGTAAAAATTGACATCGTTTTGTCTCCAACTAGGTTTATATTTTGCTGCACCAATGGTACATGAGCAACTGCCTAGCATTAATGTGGTGATATTTTGGTAAAAATTGGCATCGTTTTGTCTGCAACTAGGTTTATATTTTGCTGCACCAATGGTACATGATCAACTGCCTAGCATTAATGTGGTGATATTTTGATAAAAATTGGCATCGTTTTGTCTGCAACTAGGTTTATATTTTGCTGCACCAATGGTACATGATCAACTGCCTAGCATTAATGTGGTGATATTTTGGTAAAAATTGACATCGTTTTGTCTCCAACTAGGTTTATATTTTGCTGCACCAATGGTACATGAGCAACTGCCTAGCATTAATGTGGTGATATTTTGGTAAAAATTGGCATCGTTTTGTCTGCAACTAGGTTTATATTTTGCTGCACCAATGGTACATGATCAACTGCCTAGCATGAATGCTTTGATATTCCAGCATTCCGGAACCCCCCGTGCCTTGGATGAAGGATACAACCATGCATCGCAAATCCAGCAGAAGAAGGAGGAGTTGTACAATCTCATCGCCAAGGCTGTGGCGGAGCCCACTACCACCTGGCTGGACAGGCGACTGCTCAAGGCTCTCTCCTTGCAAATCAAGCCTAGACCAAAGGACCCTCAGTGGTACAATATCAACCATATATACTCAGACATAGATATTTGTTATGTTTCTCTACCCTACCAGAATTCATATGTAATTCTTACCATCTCATCCAACCTACCTGTAGGCGCAAGATAATTTTGACCAAGGTGGCCACCCATTGTACATATGCTGTGGGTATTCTTGTTGCTTATGTCAGATGTCCTCGCACTGAAGACGGTGCTAAAATAGTAAGGTACGATGGACATCTTGTTACTGTTGAGAGTCTGCCCATGCTACAAGGATATCAGCCTGCTACTCCTGCTGAGGGAGTGCCCAAGCAAATGAGTTGAAGAAGAAATGCAGCTTGTTTTTGATGGAGAAGCAAGACGGATATCAGTTCTATATATTCCAGCACTATATTATTATGTATGTCTATGTCATGTACTACTGGATGATCTCTGGTATTTATGATGTTGCTGGCATGGTATGAAGATGAGTCTAGTAGTATTTCTGTTTGAGCAAATTTCTGCTTTAGCAACTGGATGATCTGTGTGATCGCTTTCTAAGAAAAGATATTTGTGATGTAGCTGGCTTGGTACTGGTCGTACAGATGAACCTTATGCATTGTTGGATGAACCCATTGTTGGTTTGAATCCTGCCATGAGAGATGATTGGCCATGTATCGCATTTCGAATGATACAATGTCTGGTCGTACAGGTGTTTGGACAAAAGAGCGTCGTACGCAGGTCAGTTTGCTTGTTGGATGATGCTTGATATCAGCAGTTATGACTGGCTCTGGTTGACTCATTTTTCGATCCGGAATATTCTTCAAATACATGAATAttattttgaattcatgaacatttttttaatttttaaaaaaattccaaatttatgaagattttccaaattcagaaatatttttatttataatttTAATAAAACTGACTGAAATAAATTAAAGATTTGACAAAATTGAAAAATATGAAACTCCGGgtttgcttgcttgctagggcacCCCTGGAGTCGTTAGCTATGACCATGTTCAACTCTAGCAGAGTCGGCACATCATTGGTCGATGTATCCCGTATGGTATATAGAGCGTGCTCCATATGAAATATGGAGGCACGGTTGTTGTACGTAAACACAGAGTCGCCGTAATGCGGCCtccatattttttttctttcattgGATGACCTGTTGCGCCCTTAGCGTAAAGATCAATTAGAGAACAAGAAATGCAATCAAAAGGGATAAAATGAACTATTTGAAGGAGTTATTTTTCAGAATTATCTGCAAAATATGATTCTAATGACTATGGTCATCTTGTGTTATTTTACACTAATCCTTTGTTTAGGTAGTCCGTTAAGTAGCATCACATGACCGCATTCCGACCAAGATAACACCAAACCGGATGAACCGAGCATCTGAACAAGCCAAGAACCGTACCCTCACCAATGACCTCCTAACTGGCAACCAACAACACACGAAAAGTGGTCGGAACCCGGAACCGGAAAGCAACAATCCTCCATCGACCCGGAAACGGAGCTAGAGAGGTGTCCCATGTCCGGCATAATCCAACCTGGCACACCAACAACCGAATAAGTCACGGAGCCGACTACTCGGGGTCCCTGACGCGTGTGCCGAAGGCGCGCCTCCGGCCACCTCATCTGTCGTGCGCCTTGCATGTGCCGCCCCACAAGTTGGTGGTGGGGTTGCTTGCAAAAAAAAAAGTTGGTGGTGAGGCTCGGTGTTTGTTCCACCGGGAAGAGACGTAGGGTCTGCACTCGAGGGTGCACACCTTGGTTGGCATGTGGGCTATCTGGCACTCGTGCCCTGAGCACATCCATGCGGCCGGACACCCCATAGGTGTTTGTCCTGGGCTTTACAAAATTATTTGCCTGCTCGAAACATGCAACCGCAGCCCTGGATGAGAAGGCACAACCGAACTGGCCATCACGAATATCAAGGCATTCGATGCTTCTTTGAGTTTTGGTATAAGGTTTGCATCCTAATGAGGAAGACGAGGTGGTGGCGGCTCCCTAGAGATGAAATAAGGTTCTTCCTGTTTAGCCATGTCTCAATGATGTTTCTAGTGTCATCTGAGGGAGCGTGGATATTTGTCTCCGACGAATCTCGTGGGATTCGTCGGCCTTTGTCTTGGGTGGATCCGCTTGGATCTGATCTTCGTTCGTGTATGTTCACGTGTCtataggttggatccttccgatctatatTTCTTTTCATCGACGGTGGTTCTTTTTCCTGATGCGCCGGTCCTGTGGGCCTTAGCACGTCGTCTTCCTAGCTATCTTCCACAATAAGGTTTGCCAGACTCCAGTGATGGAGGGGGATGACGGTGGCACGCCTTCGGCTTGCTCTAGTGATTATACCCGTTGCTATGTTCTACGGACATAGATGTAGTTTTTAATTTTAATGTTTGTTGTACTttcttgacagttgatgaatagatcagaaGCTTCTTTGGAAAAAAAGATTCAACGAGGGCAAGacaagaaaaaaaaaaggaaaaaaagagagaagaaactagACCGAGGGAGGGTGAGTGGGTCTCAATCTCACGGATGGGCTATATACACGGGCGCCACGGAAGGCAAACGAGCGAGGAACCCTAACCCCTAACCAGTTCCGATCAGCAAGGTAGGTTAGCTTCCAACCCCTAACCCTATTCAGTAGTTCCTAGCCGCAAGTTACGTTCCAACCCGGCGTGATTTCTCCGGTCTTGGGTGATTTTTTTTTGACGCGTCAACGGCGGGCTTACGCCTGCTTGAACCTTTATTGCGATCGTCAAGAGGTGTTACAAAGTGCTCAGCATTAGAAGTACATGGGGTCAGAGGGAGAGAAAAACAGAGAAAAGATACATAGTGCTGGAGGCTACAATCTCGCAGCTAAGAGGAACAACATGGATGCCCAGTCTCGAAGCGCAGTTTGTTTCATGGCGTTCTTGCAGCGGTGAGACCAAAGGCGTAGGTCATTGGCCGCTGAGTTTGCAGTTGTGTGTAGATCCAGGTGAAGGTCGCGGAAAACTTTGGCATTTCTCCTCTGCCAAATATTCCAGAGAACGGCCAAAAGGACCGTTGATCTGGTCTTGTTGTTGAAGTTCCCGCCCCAGGCGTGTAGGAGCCCCTGTGGCGCAACTGGGCAAAGGCTACCCAGCTCTGCCCATAGCGGGCTGAGCCGTCGGCATTTGAACAGGAGGTGTTCAATGGTTTCGCATTGCGAGCAGAAGGGGCCGGCATTGGAAGTAGTAATGCCCCGCCGGAAGCGTCTGTCTTGGGTGATTGATTCGTGCTCGTTTGCAGGGCTCCGACGATGACGGCTTCCCTCCGCGCGGCGTCGACGAGGATCATGCGTTCGGCGGTGCTTCGCCGGCTCGTCCACATGCAGCCGTAGGTATCTTGGCTCTTGGCCTCCATCCCATCTCCGGCTAGATCTGTAGCCCGACGTCTGACTGTTAGGCCTCCCTTCTTCTCTCCATACTGTTTTCCATTACTGTATATATCATAATCATAGGATGAACGGCTATCCTTTAGGCATTGTTCGGCTAATCCCCACCACGAGGGGATTGGAGAGGATTGGAGGGGTTTGATGTAGATTTTGACTTGCTGGGGATTTAATCCCTGCCAATCTGCTCCAAACCTCTTGAAACCCTGTGGAACCGAACAAGGCCTTAAACATGCACGTTTTTTATTGATGATCTCTGCCTACCTTGAAGAATGCTTTGCCTTGATATATTTTTTTAAAAGCTGCGTCTTTTGGTCTCCAGCTAGTTCTATAGTTTGCTCTATATCATTGGAAGATGGTTAACTCCCTAGCATGAAGAAATATTTTGGTAAATCGATGTCTTTTCGTCTCCTGCTAGTTTACACAGTAGTTTTCTGTGCCATTGTTAGATGGTCAATTGCCTAGCATGAAGAAATATTTTGGTAATGTAAAGCTGCCTTTTGGTCTCCCTGATAGTTTTGTAGTTTGACGTGCCATTGGGTACATGACCAACTGCCTAGCATGAGGAATGCTGTGATATTTTAGTAAAAAGTCTATTGGTCTCCAGCTAGTTTTACAGTTTGCTGTACAAGATATCAGGTGATATACGCTGTGGGTAGGCATCTCTTGTCAAGACTGTTTATTGTTTAGTTATCAGTTCTCAATGCTGCTTCTATGTTTCCAGCATTCTGGATTCCGTGCATCGAAATTCAAGCAGCATAAGGAGGAGCTGTACGATCTCATCGCCGAGGCGAATGCAAATTCTGCCGCCACCTGGCAGGACAGGCTTATGCTCCATCATCTGTGCTCGCAAATCGAGCCTAGACCAAATGACCCTCAATGGCATTCCTCTGCTACAGGAGTTCATATGTACGTAGTTCTTAGTTCTTaccatctcatctcatgtcatctcaTCCCATCTACCTGCAGGCGCAAGGTATTTGGACTCAAGAAGTGGATCGCTTACACTTCGTTCACGGTTGGTGTTGTTACTTCTTTGATCGCTGTTTTTGGCCTGGCTC is from Triticum aestivum cultivar Chinese Spring chromosome 1B, IWGSC CS RefSeq v2.1, whole genome shotgun sequence and encodes:
- the LOC123149764 gene encoding uncharacterized protein translates to MAASLRAAAKRMLRPAVHPGEGLRTQHQQHSGTPRALDEGYNHASQIQQKKEELYNLIAKAVAEPTTTWLDRRLLKALSLQIKPRPKDPQWRKIILTKVATHCTYAVGILVAYVRCPRTEDGAKIVRYDGHLVTVESLPMLQGYQPATPAEGVPKQMS